Part of the Companilactobacillus zhachilii genome is shown below.
GAACCTCGCAAAGTACGCGAGTTTCAAAAGTCGTCCCGTGGTGTAAGCACTAAAGTGCTAACGCCACCTTCACAGCGACCTAATTTTCTTACTCCTTCCGGCTAGTTCATTGTTCGTTTTTGAATCAATATTTAATAACTTTAAATATTATTCTGCCATCGATGAATAGAATAGTTGGATATAGAATATGTTTTAAATCTGTTAACTACTCTCGAGCATCAAAATAAAAATAAGGCCAGTAATCCGATTTATTTTTTTCAACCTTGGTTATTGAAAAGAATATAAAAAGAGCTAGATATTTTTTTCTTGGTATATATCCAGAAAAAAAAGCATCTAGCTCTTTTGAAAATATTCAATTTTAAATAATGCAGTATCTTTTCTATATGAATCAGAGTTAGTTACATCATATAAAAAATAACAAAAATATTAGTCTCTGGGTGCAAGAAATGTTGGCTGCAGTGCAGGTGGCGTTAGGACTTTACTATTACACCACGGGACGAGTTTTGAAATTCGCGCTTTTTGCGAAGTTCAAAATCGAGCCTGGAGACCTTGGCTCCATGCGGTCCCCACAGCGTCAACGTTGCTTGCACCCAGAGACGGCAACTGACAACCTAATACTTAGTCATTCATTTGATCTAACAAATTTTGCATTGCTTCATTGTTTGGATCTTGTTTGAGATAAAGTGCTAATGCTGGTCTCAACACATCGTTATTACCTGTACTACGCAAGATTTCAATTAAATCTGATAAATAATCAAGATTATCTTTAAAATCATCGAGAACTAACAAAATATTTTCTTGAGCATCGTTAACATCATCTGTTTCAAATTGTGACTTAGCCAAGTTCCATGTCAATTTAGGATTATTATTAACGTCACGTCCAGATAGTAGGTCCAAATTAGCTTTGAATTGACCTTTTGTAATGTAATAATCACTCAATTTAACAATTAATGGTAATGGATTTTCAACTTTCTTGATACCAGTCTCCAAAATCTTAACTGCCTCTGCTGAATCCTCTGCAGTTCCGGCATCAAAAGCGATTTGATACAAACGATCATCTAATTCATTCAAATTCAAACCAAGTTGAGCATACTTAAAGGCATCTTCATTCTTTTTAATATTCAAATAATCCTCTGCCAAAATTGGATAAGCGGTTGGATAATCACGATTAGTTTCCAAGAGTTTTTCTAAAATGGCAATAGATTTATTATAATTCTTCACTTGATTATATAAGAACCCTAATTGGAATTGTGCGTCTTCATTTAATTCCAGAGCATTCAATTTCTCATATTCACTAATGGCAGCTTCGTATTGACCATCCCCTGCTAAAGAACTAGCTTTACGAAAGACGATTGAAATTCCTGAATAGTTCTTAATACCCATATCAAGCAACATATCATAATACGTTAAGGCCTTGCTAAATTTATTCTCATCGAAATAAACTTCTGCCAAGGCAAATTTAAAGACTTCCTCATCGGGGTATTCACGGATACCGGTAAGAAGTTTTTGTTCGCTAACTTCATAGAGACCTTGTGATTGATAAATATCTGCAGAAACCAAGAGATTTTCGGCATAAGCAGGCGAATCTGGTGCGATTTGAGAAATATAATCCAACGCTTGGTCACTATCACCGTCAGAAACAGCAATTTCAGCCAATCTAGAGAGGATTTGACCCTCAGTAGGGTAAATGGTTAGAAGATGGTCATAAATCGTCTTAGCTTGCACTGAGAGGCCACGACTCATCAATGTCTCTGCCAATGAAAATTGGGTTTGGTCGTCATCTTCCAAAAGTGAATCTTGAATCAAACTATCAACTTGAGAAAAATCTCCATCATCAATTGTTTGAATAACTTCATCTGCTTTACTCAAAATAATACCTCCAATATTTTTGCGTAAAAAAAGACGGTCATCAGACCGCCCCTTTGATAGTTAAATTAATTATTTAACTGAATCCTTCAAAGCTTTACCAGGTTTGAATGCTGGAACTTTGCTTGCAGGAATTTTAATTTCTTCGCCAGTTTGTGGGTTACGACCCTTACGAGCAGCACGTTGACGAACTTCGAAGTTACCAAAGCCGATTAATTGAACTTTGTTACCTTCTGATAAGTTTTCTTGAATTGTTTCGAAAACAGCATCAACAGCAGAAGTTGCATCCTTCTTTGTCAAGCCTGTTTTACTTGCTACACTATCAATAAGTTCAGCTTTATTTGCCATATGTGAATACCTCCGGAAAATTGTAAAAATTTTAGAACACATGAACTTTTATTAATGCGTTCATTATTCTATTTACAAAAATACCATAGCAACGCCGTTGTGACAAGCATTTACCGTTTTTTTTACGATAATTCTTCTAAAATATAATTATATTTATAAAAACGGATAAAATACCGTCGTTCTAGCCTATTTTCGTTTTCTAGGAAGAATCTTAATTGGTGTTCCCTCAAAGTCAAAAGTTTCTCGCAATTGGTTCTTCAAGAATCTTTCATATGAGAAATGCAACAATTCAGTTTCATTCACAAAGACAACAAATGTTGGTGGTTGAACTGCAACTTGCGTCATATAGTAAATTCGTAATCTCTTACCATTAACTAATGGAGTTGGAGCAATTGAAGTAGCTCTCAACAAAAGATCATTCAAGACTGATGATTGAATACGACGTTCACGATTATCATAAACTCGTTCAACCAATTCAGGGATTTGATCAAGACGTTGATTCTTAGTTGCTGAAGTAAAGAGAATCGGAGCATATGCCAAATATTGAAATTCGGTTCTTATTTGATTTTCAAAGTCCTTCATCGTATTAGTATCTTTTTTCAAAGTATCCCATTTGTTAACGACAATGATGACACCCTTACCGGCATTGTGAGCATATCCGGCAACACGTTTATCTTGTTCACGAATACCTTCTTCAGCATTCAAAACAACACAGACGACATCAGATTTATCAATCGCACTCAAAGCACGTAAAACTGAGTACTTCTCAGTATTTTCGTAGACCTTACCACGTTTTC
Proteins encoded:
- a CDS encoding HU family DNA-binding protein, whose product is MANKAELIDSVASKTGLTKKDATSAVDAVFETIQENLSEGNKVQLIGFGNFEVRQRAARKGRNPQTGEEIKIPASKVPAFKPGKALKDSVK
- a CDS encoding tetratricopeptide repeat protein; this translates as MSKADEVIQTIDDGDFSQVDSLIQDSLLEDDDQTQFSLAETLMSRGLSVQAKTIYDHLLTIYPTEGQILSRLAEIAVSDGDSDQALDYISQIAPDSPAYAENLLVSADIYQSQGLYEVSEQKLLTGIREYPDEEVFKFALAEVYFDENKFSKALTYYDMLLDMGIKNYSGISIVFRKASSLAGDGQYEAAISEYEKLNALELNEDAQFQLGFLYNQVKNYNKSIAILEKLLETNRDYPTAYPILAEDYLNIKKNEDAFKYAQLGLNLNELDDRLYQIAFDAGTAEDSAEAVKILETGIKKVENPLPLIVKLSDYYITKGQFKANLDLLSGRDVNNNPKLTWNLAKSQFETDDVNDAQENILLVLDDFKDNLDYLSDLIEILRSTGNNDVLRPALALYLKQDPNNEAMQNLLDQMND